Proteins encoded by one window of Arachis ipaensis cultivar K30076 chromosome B04, Araip1.1, whole genome shotgun sequence:
- the LOC107637699 gene encoding uncharacterized protein LOC107637699 isoform X1 produces MKKKICSSSTPSFMLSIIFIVFFVSFVLITMLLHRERQHQQHLFSLTTQLHQLNSKLSLLESSIEKINHELQSKEDDVAQMENVILEQENIAPIKNTMDSIQPKGSEEGEMRGPDSPDIEPEKQDFQGWLPEYQDVNLSHFQSFILAEWNNYWRPNLDKCFQMIFLKMSQVLRDAGLCIEMVKTEWMPFLKNQVYTFKSNLKSHYDILSAETVEAYKASKNLLLSNFVKLQRSATPFMQELIPVLKHHVLNFIYNLKFHFDFIRLV; encoded by the exons atgaaaaagaaaatttgttCTTCTTCAACGCCCTCGTTCATGCTCTCAATAATCTTCATTGTGTTCTTCGTCTCCTTCGTACTCATCACAATGTTACTCCACAGAGAGCGTCAGCACCAACAGCATCTTTTCTCTCTCACCACTCAGCTTCATCAACTCAACTCAAAGCTTTCACTTTTAG AATCCTCCATTGAGAAGATTAACCATGAATTGCAGAGTAAGGAGGATGATGTTGCTCAAATGGAGAATGTGATTTTGGAGCAAGAAAATATTGCACCCATAAAGAATACGATGGATTCTATTCAG CCAAAAGGTTCTGAAGAAGGCGAGATGAGGGGACCAGATTCTCCAGATATTGAGCCTGAGAAGCAG GATTTTCAAGGTTGGCTTCCTGAGTATCAAGATGTCAACTTAAGTCATTTTCAG TCTTTCATATTGGCTGAGTGGAACAACTATTGGAGGCCAAACTTGGACAAGTGCTTTCAAatg ATCTTCTTGAAAATGTCTCAAGTGCTAAGGGATGCTGGCCTTTGCATTGAAATGGTTAAGACT GAGTGGATGCCATTCTTGAAGAATCAAGTGTACACGTTCAAATCCAATCTTAAGTCTCACTATGATATTCTAAGTGCTGAAACTGTTGAGGCCTATAAAGCGTCCAAGAACCTTTTACTATCAAATTTTGTCAAGTTGCAAAGATCAGCCACCCCCTTCATGCAG GAACTGATACCAGTTTTGAAGCATCATGTGCTGAATTTCATATATAATCTCAAGTTTCACTTTGACTTTATAAGGCTGGTATAG
- the LOC107637699 gene encoding uncharacterized protein LOC107637699 isoform X2, with protein sequence MKKKICSSSTPSFMLSIIFIVFFVSFVLITMLLHRERQHQQHLFSLTTQLHQLNSKLSLLESSIEKINHELQSKEDDVAQMENVILEQENIAPIKNTMDSIQPKGSEEGEMRGPDSPDIEPEKQDFQGWLPEYQDVNLSHFQIFLKMSQVLRDAGLCIEMVKTEWMPFLKNQVYTFKSNLKSHYDILSAETVEAYKASKNLLLSNFVKLQRSATPFMQELIPVLKHHVLNFIYNLKFHFDFIRLV encoded by the exons atgaaaaagaaaatttgttCTTCTTCAACGCCCTCGTTCATGCTCTCAATAATCTTCATTGTGTTCTTCGTCTCCTTCGTACTCATCACAATGTTACTCCACAGAGAGCGTCAGCACCAACAGCATCTTTTCTCTCTCACCACTCAGCTTCATCAACTCAACTCAAAGCTTTCACTTTTAG AATCCTCCATTGAGAAGATTAACCATGAATTGCAGAGTAAGGAGGATGATGTTGCTCAAATGGAGAATGTGATTTTGGAGCAAGAAAATATTGCACCCATAAAGAATACGATGGATTCTATTCAG CCAAAAGGTTCTGAAGAAGGCGAGATGAGGGGACCAGATTCTCCAGATATTGAGCCTGAGAAGCAG GATTTTCAAGGTTGGCTTCCTGAGTATCAAGATGTCAACTTAAGTCATTTTCAG ATCTTCTTGAAAATGTCTCAAGTGCTAAGGGATGCTGGCCTTTGCATTGAAATGGTTAAGACT GAGTGGATGCCATTCTTGAAGAATCAAGTGTACACGTTCAAATCCAATCTTAAGTCTCACTATGATATTCTAAGTGCTGAAACTGTTGAGGCCTATAAAGCGTCCAAGAACCTTTTACTATCAAATTTTGTCAAGTTGCAAAGATCAGCCACCCCCTTCATGCAG GAACTGATACCAGTTTTGAAGCATCATGTGCTGAATTTCATATATAATCTCAAGTTTCACTTTGACTTTATAAGGCTGGTATAG
- the LOC107637699 gene encoding uncharacterized protein LOC107637699 isoform X4, whose translation MKKKICSSSTPSFMLSIIFIVFFVSFVLITMLLHRERQHQQHLFSLTTQLHQLNSKLSLLESSIEKINHELQSKEDDVAQMENVILEQENIAPIKNTMDSIQPKGSEEGEMRGPDSPDIEPEKQIFLKMSQVLRDAGLCIEMVKTEWMPFLKNQVYTFKSNLKSHYDILSAETVEAYKASKNLLLSNFVKLQRSATPFMQELIPVLKHHVLNFIYNLKFHFDFIRLV comes from the exons atgaaaaagaaaatttgttCTTCTTCAACGCCCTCGTTCATGCTCTCAATAATCTTCATTGTGTTCTTCGTCTCCTTCGTACTCATCACAATGTTACTCCACAGAGAGCGTCAGCACCAACAGCATCTTTTCTCTCTCACCACTCAGCTTCATCAACTCAACTCAAAGCTTTCACTTTTAG AATCCTCCATTGAGAAGATTAACCATGAATTGCAGAGTAAGGAGGATGATGTTGCTCAAATGGAGAATGTGATTTTGGAGCAAGAAAATATTGCACCCATAAAGAATACGATGGATTCTATTCAG CCAAAAGGTTCTGAAGAAGGCGAGATGAGGGGACCAGATTCTCCAGATATTGAGCCTGAGAAGCAG ATCTTCTTGAAAATGTCTCAAGTGCTAAGGGATGCTGGCCTTTGCATTGAAATGGTTAAGACT GAGTGGATGCCATTCTTGAAGAATCAAGTGTACACGTTCAAATCCAATCTTAAGTCTCACTATGATATTCTAAGTGCTGAAACTGTTGAGGCCTATAAAGCGTCCAAGAACCTTTTACTATCAAATTTTGTCAAGTTGCAAAGATCAGCCACCCCCTTCATGCAG GAACTGATACCAGTTTTGAAGCATCATGTGCTGAATTTCATATATAATCTCAAGTTTCACTTTGACTTTATAAGGCTGGTATAG
- the LOC107637699 gene encoding uncharacterized protein LOC107637699 isoform X3, which produces MKKKICSSSTPSFMLSIIFIVFFVSFVLITMLLHRERQHQQHLFSLTTQLHQLNSKLSLLESSIEKINHELQSKEDDVAQMENVILEQENIAPIKNTMDSIQPKGSEEGEMRGPDSPDIEPEKQDFQGWLPEYQDVNLSHFQSFILAEWNNYWRPNLDKCFQMIFLKMSQVLRDAGLCIEMVKTEWMPFLKNQVYTFKSNLKSHYDILSAETVEAYKASKNLLLSNFVKLQRSATPFMQF; this is translated from the exons atgaaaaagaaaatttgttCTTCTTCAACGCCCTCGTTCATGCTCTCAATAATCTTCATTGTGTTCTTCGTCTCCTTCGTACTCATCACAATGTTACTCCACAGAGAGCGTCAGCACCAACAGCATCTTTTCTCTCTCACCACTCAGCTTCATCAACTCAACTCAAAGCTTTCACTTTTAG AATCCTCCATTGAGAAGATTAACCATGAATTGCAGAGTAAGGAGGATGATGTTGCTCAAATGGAGAATGTGATTTTGGAGCAAGAAAATATTGCACCCATAAAGAATACGATGGATTCTATTCAG CCAAAAGGTTCTGAAGAAGGCGAGATGAGGGGACCAGATTCTCCAGATATTGAGCCTGAGAAGCAG GATTTTCAAGGTTGGCTTCCTGAGTATCAAGATGTCAACTTAAGTCATTTTCAG TCTTTCATATTGGCTGAGTGGAACAACTATTGGAGGCCAAACTTGGACAAGTGCTTTCAAatg ATCTTCTTGAAAATGTCTCAAGTGCTAAGGGATGCTGGCCTTTGCATTGAAATGGTTAAGACT GAGTGGATGCCATTCTTGAAGAATCAAGTGTACACGTTCAAATCCAATCTTAAGTCTCACTATGATATTCTAAGTGCTGAAACTGTTGAGGCCTATAAAGCGTCCAAGAACCTTTTACTATCAAATTTTGTCAAGTTGCAAAGATCAGCCACCCCCTTCATGCAG TTTTGA